ATATTCTGCATGCCGGAATGGGCTGCCTGAACCATCTGGTCATAAGTCCGGCCTTGATTTTTCACGTATTTATTGCAGAACCGGAACGTGAAATCATAAATGATCTCCGCAACCCGGTATACCACCAGATTCCGGTATCCTCCATGCTTGGGAATAAATCCATGAGACATTCCGTCCATGGAGTTCATCCTGTTCATTTATTCCCATTTTGTCCATTAAAATAAATAAACTCCAAATTTTCTCCTCACCCCTCCAGCGCCCTCTTCAGCAGCTTCCGGTATTCCCCCGCCGGAACCTCGTACGTGCCGAACTTCAGCAAATGCGGCGTAGTCCACTGCGTATCCAGAAAAAGGAACTGGTGGGCCCGCAGGTACTGAACCAGGGCTACCAGGGCAATCTTGCTGGCATCCGTTTTCCGGTGAAACATGCTCTCCCCGAAGAACGCCTTCCCCAGGGAGACCCCGTAAAGGCCCCCCTGCAATCCTTCCTCATCCCAGCACTCCACGCTGTGGGCAAATCCCATCTCGTGAAGCCTGCCGTACACTTCCTCAATCTGCCCGTCTATCCATTGTTCCTCCGGTTCGTCCGTCCGGGCGCAGGCATGGACCACATCCGGAAAAGCGGTATCCATCCGGAGTTCAAAAGGTTTTTTATTCAGGACGCGCTTGAGACCGTGAGGGATGTGGAAGCGTTCGTCCAGCGGAATCAGGGCGCGGGGATCCGGTTCGTAAAAGGAAATTTCTCCCGTTTCCGGGTCCGCCATGGGAAAACACCCCTGGCAGTAGGCGGAAAGAACCAGTTCCGGTGTCAGTCTGGGATTCATCTGATATGGTCCAGCAGTTTGCCGAGGACGGGGGAATTCAGGGCCTTGCGGTCCGGGGAGGCCATGGGCAGCTCGTGCACCTTATCCAGAGGAACCAGTTCCTCCCCCTCCAGAAAAGCCGGGGATTCCGTCACATGGTGGATGTAGCGGGTCACCTTGTAGCGGGTGACGCTGTAGGTCTGTTTCAGCACATGGGGCAGGGAAAGGGTATGGTCGTCCTCCCGCTGGGGGAAACGGTACATGCCGGCGTGGCGCTTCCCTTCCGGGCATCTTGCCAGCAGGATGGATTTACCGCGGAGGTAGAGAACGTCGTGGTGTTCCACCCGGGTAATTTCCGGCTTGGGATTCTTGACAGGCAGCATTTCCGGCTGCTCCGCGGAGCAGAAGGAGCGGACGGGGCAGAGCAGGCAGTCCGGCGCGCTGATCCTGCAGTAGGTCTGCCCCAATTCCATGATGGCTGAATTGAATTCGCGGGCATGTTCCGGATCCACCAGATTTTCCGCGCGGGTCCACAGGTACTTCAACCCTTCCGTGGAATCCACAGGCACGGAATAATTGTCAATGCGGGCCAGCACGCGCGCCACATTGGCGTCTACGATGGGGGCGGCCTTGTTGAAGGCGAAGGAAAGCAGGGCCCCAGACGTATACGGGCCGATGCCCGGCAGGCGTTTCAGCCCTTCCGGGTTGTCCGGGAACTCTCCGCCGAATTCGTGGACAATCTCCCTGGCGATGGCCTGGAGGGAACGCACGCGGCGGTAATACCCCAGCCCCTCCCAGGAGCGCAGGGCCGTCTGTTCGTCCACGGAGGCCAGGTGCCCGGGAGTGGGGAACTGGCGCATCCACCGTTCATACCTTCCCAGAACGGTGGGAATGGTGGTCTGCTGCAGCATCAGCTCGGAAACCAGGATGTGCCATGGGTCCGTGGTCCGGCGCCACGGGTAATCCTTC
The genomic region above belongs to Akkermansia massiliensis and contains:
- a CDS encoding A/G-specific adenine glycosylase; this encodes MPDTKPDFDIRAFRNALVEWFRREGKDYPWRRTTDPWHILVSELMLQQTTIPTVLGRYERWMRQFPTPGHLASVDEQTALRSWEGLGYYRRVRSLQAIAREIVHEFGGEFPDNPEGLKRLPGIGPYTSGALLSFAFNKAAPIVDANVARVLARIDNYSVPVDSTEGLKYLWTRAENLVDPEHAREFNSAIMELGQTYCRISAPDCLLCPVRSFCSAEQPEMLPVKNPKPEITRVEHHDVLYLRGKSILLARCPEGKRHAGMYRFPQREDDHTLSLPHVLKQTYSVTRYKVTRYIHHVTESPAFLEGEELVPLDKVHELPMASPDRKALNSPVLGKLLDHIR
- the aat gene encoding leucyl/phenylalanyl-tRNA--protein transferase, which produces MNPRLTPELVLSAYCQGCFPMADPETGEISFYEPDPRALIPLDERFHIPHGLKRVLNKKPFELRMDTAFPDVVHACARTDEPEEQWIDGQIEEVYGRLHEMGFAHSVECWDEEGLQGGLYGVSLGKAFFGESMFHRKTDASKIALVALVQYLRAHQFLFLDTQWTTPHLLKFGTYEVPAGEYRKLLKRALEG